From a single Fusobacterium ulcerans ATCC 49185 genomic region:
- a CDS encoding DUF2752 domain-containing protein, whose protein sequence is MSKNRELIGVILIGGVISFIIVVFFNKSICLFINIFGIPCPACGMTRAYMSLIHLDIRGAFYYHPLFWSVPFILLGYKNKKIIYILGMIFIGVWIVRMYLYFPDIEPMKFNNRAIYVRVFNIIKNIKKTD, encoded by the coding sequence ATGTCCAAAAATAGAGAACTTATAGGAGTAATATTAATTGGAGGAGTTATAAGCTTTATAATTGTAGTTTTTTTCAATAAAAGTATATGTCTTTTTATCAACATATTTGGAATACCATGTCCAGCATGTGGGATGACAAGAGCCTATATGTCCCTTATTCATTTAGATATAAGAGGAGCATTTTATTATCATCCTCTTTTCTGGAGTGTGCCATTTATTTTACTTGGGTATAAGAATAAAAAGATTATATATATTCTTGGAATGATTTTTATAGGAGTATGGATAGTGAGAATGTATCTTTATTTTCCAGACATTGAGCCTATGAAATTTAATAATAGAGCTATATATGTGAGAGTATTTAATATAATAAAAAATATAAAAAAAACGGATTAG
- a CDS encoding DUF4234 domain-containing protein encodes MKNRNIALCIILTLVTCGIYSLFWNVNLNNDFAEHNGKEKNGWMMIFLSIITCGIYYFVWIYRMGEEIEKAGGKNEGIVYLLLSLFGFGIIAMALIQHQENELCPKIENL; translated from the coding sequence GTGAAAAACAGAAACATAGCTTTGTGCATAATTTTAACATTAGTAACTTGCGGAATTTACAGCTTATTTTGGAATGTAAACTTGAATAACGATTTTGCTGAACATAATGGGAAAGAAAAAAATGGTTGGATGATGATATTTTTAAGCATAATTACATGTGGAATATATTATTTTGTATGGATATATAGAATGGGAGAAGAGATAGAAAAAGCTGGAGGAAAAAATGAAGGTATAGTTTATCTTCTTTTAAGCCTTTTTGGTTTTGGAATAATAGCAATGGCTCTTATCCAGCATCAGGAAAATGAATTATGTCCAAAAATAGAGAACTTATAG
- the proC gene encoding pyrroline-5-carboxylate reductase — protein sequence MKRVGFIGCGNMGEAFLKGIINSLMVEISDISVYDLARGKEIESKYGIKALESDLDLIHNSDIIFLAVKPNIYFDVIDKIKDSINSSKILVAMAPGITMEDILEETENRNSKIVRTMPNLPLMVQEGCIAYSFNENLEDEEKVFFKELFEKIGMAIEIKEELFDAVIGASGSSPAFMFMFIEALADAVVLEGLPRAAAYKLVGQTLIGCGKLFLESGKHPGELKDNVCSPGGTTIVGVKSLEENGFRGAIIKAVIETINKSKEMSKKDK from the coding sequence ATGAAAAGAGTAGGATTTATCGGCTGTGGAAATATGGGAGAAGCTTTTCTGAAAGGAATAATCAATTCTCTTATGGTTGAAATAAGTGATATAAGTGTTTATGATTTAGCAAGAGGAAAAGAGATAGAAAGTAAATATGGAATTAAGGCTCTTGAAAGTGATCTTGATTTGATTCACAATAGTGATATAATTTTCCTTGCTGTTAAACCTAATATTTACTTTGATGTAATTGATAAAATCAAAGATAGTATCAATAGTAGCAAAATATTAGTAGCAATGGCACCAGGAATAACTATGGAAGATATTCTTGAAGAAACGGAAAATAGAAACAGTAAAATAGTAAGAACTATGCCTAATCTTCCATTGATGGTACAGGAAGGGTGTATAGCTTATTCATTCAATGAGAATCTTGAAGATGAGGAAAAAGTTTTCTTTAAAGAACTTTTTGAAAAAATTGGAATGGCAATAGAGATCAAAGAAGAGCTTTTTGATGCTGTAATAGGAGCATCAGGGTCATCACCAGCATTTATGTTTATGTTTATAGAAGCTCTTGCAGATGCAGTAGTATTAGAAGGACTTCCTAGAGCAGCAGCTTATAAACTTGTAGGACAGACTCTTATAGGATGTGGAAAACTTTTCCTTGAAAGTGGAAAACATCCAGGAGAATTGAAAGATAATGTATGTTCTCCAGGAGGAACCACTATAGTTGGAGTAAAATCTTTAGAAGAAAATGGTTTCAGAGGAGCTATAATCAAAGCAGTTATAGAAACTATAAATAAATCAAAAGAGATGAGCAAAAAAGATAAATAG
- a CDS encoding tRNA-binding protein yields MEKIKYSDFAKLEMRVGKIVKVEKVLAADKLYKVQIDIGRENTVQTVTSLVDYYTQEELLGKIVVVLVNLEPAKMRGELSQCMLLCAETEDASKSILLTPEKEIELGTKIV; encoded by the coding sequence ATGGAAAAAATCAAATATTCAGATTTTGCCAAACTTGAAATGAGAGTTGGAAAAATAGTAAAGGTGGAAAAAGTACTTGCTGCAGATAAATTATATAAAGTGCAAATAGATATTGGTAGAGAGAATACTGTACAGACTGTTACAAGTCTTGTGGATTATTATACTCAGGAAGAACTTTTAGGAAAAATAGTTGTTGTTTTAGTAAATCTTGAACCTGCAAAAATGAGAGGAGAACTTTCTCAATGTATGCTGTTGTGTGCAGAAACAGAAGATGCATCAAAAAGTATCCTTTTGACACCAGAGAAGGAAATTGAACTTGGAACTAAAATAGTTTAA
- a CDS encoding MurR/RpiR family transcriptional regulator: MKKKILNYLDGNYESFSKSFKKIADYIKYNQSIISFISINQLAIETETSPATITRFSKNLGFKGYPDFQKIFQKEVEKETSYMKGLKNSIGEAATGSNVIKDIIDTNIELLQEMDTVELEKSLDQAVEWIKNSRKLYVLGARGSYALAYYLYFMLKEFREGVELMISGASDFTDKLLYSQKEDLLFTISFHPYTNFTCQVTDFFKEHGNKVITVTDKKDSTLGNISDLVLTTKNGEKAYTFVPGIVLINALLVKLGMEDKENVMDRFDKLKEITDRFNIYIDK; the protein is encoded by the coding sequence ATGAAGAAAAAAATACTAAATTATTTGGATGGAAATTATGAAAGCTTTAGTAAAAGTTTTAAGAAAATAGCTGATTATATCAAATATAATCAAAGTATAATATCTTTCATTTCAATAAACCAATTAGCAATAGAAACTGAAACAAGTCCAGCTACTATCACAAGATTTTCAAAAAATCTTGGTTTTAAAGGATATCCAGATTTTCAAAAAATATTCCAAAAAGAAGTAGAAAAAGAAACTTCATATATGAAGGGACTTAAGAATAGTATAGGAGAAGCAGCTACTGGCAGTAATGTAATCAAAGATATTATTGATACTAATATAGAGCTTCTTCAAGAAATGGATACAGTAGAGCTGGAAAAATCTTTGGATCAAGCTGTAGAATGGATAAAAAACAGCAGAAAATTATATGTATTAGGAGCTAGAGGATCATATGCTCTTGCATATTATCTTTATTTTATGCTGAAAGAATTTAGAGAGGGAGTAGAATTGATGATATCAGGTGCATCTGATTTTACTGATAAACTTCTTTATTCACAAAAGGAAGATTTATTATTTACAATATCTTTCCATCCTTATACAAATTTTACATGTCAGGTAACAGACTTCTTTAAGGAACACGGAAATAAAGTAATTACAGTAACAGATAAGAAAGATTCAACATTGGGAAATATATCTGATCTTGTATTAACTACTAAAAATGGTGAAAAAGCATATACTTTTGTTCCAGGAATAGTTTTAATTAATGCCCTTCTGGTAAAACTTGGAATGGAAGATAAAGAAAATGTTATGGATAGATTTGATAAGTTAAAGGAAATCACTGATAGATTTAATATATATATAGATAAATAG
- a CDS encoding dicarboxylate/amino acid:cation symporter has protein sequence MDGTAVMQGVATIFIAQIYGIDLTMGNYITIILTATLASIGTAGVPGVGVIMLGMVLVQVGLPLEGIGLVMGIDRFVDMFRTTVNVTGDAVCTLVIAKSEGEVIEGTEVQKFEKVKA, from the coding sequence ATGGATGGAACAGCAGTTATGCAGGGAGTAGCTACAATTTTTATTGCTCAGATATATGGAATTGATTTAACAATGGGAAATTATATAACTATAATACTGACAGCAACACTTGCTTCTATAGGAACAGCTGGAGTACCTGGAGTAGGGGTAATAATGCTGGGAATGGTTCTTGTACAGGTAGGACTTCCTTTAGAAGGAATTGGTCTTGTAATGGGAATAGATAGATTTGTGGATATGTTCAGAACTACTGTAAATGTTACTGGAGATGCTGTATGTACTTTAGTAATTGCCAAGAGTGAAGGAGAAGTTATTGAGGGAACAGAAGTTCAGAAATTTGAAAAAGTGAAGGCATAA
- a CDS encoding cation:dicarboxylate symporter family transporter: MKSTKTISLTNKIFKALLLGIATGLLLYPIRENPFVKTYLIGFIFHFLGNGFVRAIRMVVVPLVLCSLVVGAAGIEDITKLGRVGIKTLVFYLGTTAAAVTLALIGGNIINPGLGVRVSDIAAGSVFLLEIQ, translated from the coding sequence ATGAAAAGTACAAAAACAATAAGTTTAACCAACAAAATCTTTAAAGCACTTCTGCTAGGAATAGCAACAGGATTGCTTCTTTATCCAATAAGAGAAAATCCTTTTGTTAAAACATATCTGATAGGATTTATATTTCACTTTTTAGGAAATGGATTTGTAAGAGCAATCAGAATGGTAGTAGTACCTTTGGTTCTTTGTTCTCTTGTAGTAGGAGCAGCAGGAATAGAAGATATAACTAAACTAGGAAGAGTAGGAATAAAAACTCTTGTTTTCTATCTTGGAACTACGGCAGCAGCAGTAACTCTGGCACTGATAGGAGGAAACATAATAAATCCTGGACTTGGAGTAAGAGTGTCAGATATAGCAGCAGGATCAGTATTCCTCTTGGAAATACAATAA
- a CDS encoding ketose-bisphosphate aldolase, with protein sequence MSYSYKELGLVNTKEMFKKANENGYAVPAFNFNNLEQALAIIEACVETGSPVILQCSKEVIEYIGATMIPLIAKGAVDYVKASGSEIPVALHLDHGSNFEMAKKCIDIGFSSVMFDGSHYPFDENIAKTKEIVEYAHLKNVTVEAELGVLAGVEEGKKVEKHEFTRPEEVESFVNQTGVDSLAIAIGTSHGAHKFKPGDDPKLKLEVLAEIERKIPIFPIVLHGSSAVPKQYIEMIKQYGGIIKDAIGIPDTELRKATRSAVAKINVSTDGSLAFTGALRKALAEKPEEFDLKKYLGAAKEEMKAYYKTKIINVFGSEGAYKKSTIV encoded by the coding sequence ATGTCTTATAGCTATAAAGAATTAGGACTGGTAAACACTAAAGAGATGTTTAAGAAAGCTAATGAAAATGGATATGCAGTTCCAGCTTTCAATTTTAATAATTTAGAACAGGCTTTGGCAATAATAGAAGCTTGTGTAGAAACAGGGTCGCCAGTGATACTTCAATGTTCAAAAGAGGTTATAGAATATATAGGTGCAACAATGATACCTTTGATTGCAAAGGGAGCAGTGGACTATGTAAAAGCATCTGGGTCAGAGATTCCAGTAGCTTTACACTTAGATCATGGTTCAAATTTTGAAATGGCTAAAAAATGTATAGATATTGGTTTTTCATCTGTAATGTTTGATGGCTCTCATTATCCCTTTGATGAAAATATAGCTAAAACAAAGGAAATTGTAGAGTATGCTCATTTAAAAAATGTCACAGTAGAAGCTGAACTTGGGGTATTAGCAGGAGTAGAAGAGGGAAAGAAAGTAGAAAAACATGAATTTACAAGACCAGAGGAAGTAGAAAGCTTTGTTAATCAAACAGGAGTTGATTCTCTTGCAATTGCTATAGGAACTTCCCATGGAGCTCACAAATTTAAACCAGGAGATGATCCTAAATTAAAGTTAGAGGTATTGGCAGAAATTGAAAGAAAGATACCAATATTTCCAATAGTTCTTCATGGGTCTTCAGCAGTACCTAAACAGTATATTGAGATGATAAAACAATATGGCGGAATAATAAAAGATGCTATTGGAATACCAGATACAGAATTAAGAAAAGCTACAAGATCAGCTGTTGCTAAAATTAATGTCAGTACAGATGGCTCCCTAGCTTTTACAGGAGCATTGAGAAAAGCTTTAGCAGAAAAACCAGAAGAATTTGATTTGAAAAAATATTTAGGAGCAGCTAAAGAAGAAATGAAAGCCTATTACAAAACTAAAATTATCAATGTATTTGGCTCTGAAGGGGCATATAAGAAATCAACAATAGTATAA